A single Candidatus Pacearchaeota archaeon DNA region contains:
- a CDS encoding ATP-binding protein — MNIKRSLFEEIKNHLSKKEITLIVGPRQVGKTTIMEELIKHLEEKGEKTVFFNLDYDSDKKLFDSQENLIKKIEFEIGNKGYVFIDEIQRKENAGLFLKGIYDRNLSYKFIVSGSGSLELKEKITESLAGRKRMFLLRPINLKELINFKTNYKYEDRIDEYFDVEPKKSKMFLEEYLNFGGYPKIILEKERSEKNKIMDDIFHSCIEKDLLSLLNIDRPEAFSLMTKILSSQTGQILNYSTLGKQVGLTFEPLKKYLWYAEKTFLVELSFPYFLNKQKEITKSPLVYFLDLGLRNFSIDMMGKIDSPEKFGLIFQNFIFNVLREKTEGTAATINFWRTLSGSEVDFIINKGNEIIPIEVKYSDIKNPDIEKSLISFIEKYDPKEAWIVNLSLRANKKIGNTNVKFLPYYDLLKTGSI; from the coding sequence ATGAATATTAAAAGAAGTCTATTCGAGGAAATAAAAAATCATCTTTCTAAAAAGGAAATTACTTTAATTGTTGGTCCTCGTCAAGTTGGAAAAACAACCATAATGGAGGAATTAATAAAGCATTTAGAGGAAAAAGGTGAAAAAACTGTCTTTTTCAACCTTGACTACGATTCAGATAAAAAACTATTCGATTCGCAGGAAAATTTAATAAAAAAAATAGAATTCGAAATAGGGAACAAAGGATACGTTTTTATCGATGAAATTCAAAGAAAAGAAAATGCTGGATTATTTCTTAAAGGCATTTATGATAGAAATTTATCATATAAATTTATTGTTTCTGGTTCGGGAAGTTTAGAGTTAAAGGAAAAAATAACCGAATCATTGGCTGGAAGAAAAAGAATGTTTCTCTTGCGCCCAATAAATTTAAAAGAATTGATAAATTTCAAAACTAACTACAAATACGAAGATAGAATTGACGAATATTTTGATGTCGAGCCTAAAAAATCAAAAATGTTTTTAGAGGAATATCTTAATTTTGGAGGATACCCCAAGATTATACTAGAAAAAGAACGTTCTGAAAAAAACAAAATAATGGACGATATTTTCCATAGCTGCATAGAAAAAGACTTATTGAGCCTTTTAAATATTGATAGGCCAGAAGCTTTTTCTTTAATGACTAAAATACTTTCAAGTCAAACTGGACAAATATTAAATTATTCAACGCTAGGAAAGCAAGTAGGACTAACTTTTGAACCTCTTAAAAAATATTTATGGTATGCTGAAAAAACTTTCCTCGTCGAGTTATCTTTTCCTTATTTCCTAAATAAACAAAAAGAAATCACTAAATCTCCTTTAGTTTATTTCCTAGATCTTGGATTAAGGAATTTCTCAATAGATATGATGGGGAAGATAGATAGTCCTGAAAAATTTGGCTTAATTTTCCAAAACTTCATCTTTAATGTTTTGAGAGAAAAAACTGAGGGGACGGCAGCAACAATAAATTTTTGGAGAACACTGTCAGGTTCTGAAGTTGACTTTATCATAAACAAAGGTAATGAAATTATTCCAATAGAAGTAAAATATTCAGATATTAAAAATCCGGACATTGAAAAATCATTAATAAGTTTTATTGAAAAATATGACCCTAAAGAAGCATGGATAGTTAATTTGTCACTTAGGGCTAATAAAAAAATAGGAAATACAAATGTAAAATTTTTACCTTATTATGATTTACTTAAAACAGGCTCAATATAG